Proteins found in one Terriglobia bacterium genomic segment:
- a CDS encoding lmo0937 family membrane protein, with the protein MLWTIFAILLILWLLGWGFHVAGSLIHLLLVLAIIVAIISLVTGRRTA; encoded by the coding sequence GTGCTCTGGACCATTTTTGCGATCTTGCTCATTCTTTGGCTTCTTGGGTGGGGATTTCACGTTGCAGGGAGTTTGATCCACCTTCTGCTGGTGCTGGCGATCATTGTGGCTATCATCAGCCTGGTGACGGGCCGCCGCACGGCCTAG
- a CDS encoding sigma-54 dependent transcriptional regulator gives MNIEKILIVEDEENERTGLAELVAAWGYRTETAQDGLEGLEKIETFSPGIVITDLKMPRMDGMELLEQISENPAEIAVILLTAQGSIDAAVAAMKLGAYDFIEKPVNPTRLRNILQNASRQRGTDRELEVTRRMLRDTGQMGLLVGSSKKMQEVFHLVELVAPSTASVLITGESGTGKELVARTIHDLSPRKSKPFVAINCAAIPETLIESEIFGHEKGAFTGALERRTGCFELAEGGTLLLDEIGEMPIATQAKLLRVLEDRKLRRLGSKVETTVDVRVLAATNKIPEDAVSRGELRNDLFYRLNVFNIHMPPLREHKEDIPDLVHALLKEMSAKHNRQARTVSEPVMQVFQQHSWPGNVRELRNTLERAVIVCEGSMIEPRHLPPGFGNVVPRPVITEANAVRVSVGTTVDEAEKQLILKTLESTHNNKTRAAEILGISLKTLHNKLKEYRMGAPETDTAAAVNE, from the coding sequence ATGAATATTGAAAAGATCCTGATCGTGGAAGACGAGGAGAACGAGCGTACAGGCCTGGCTGAACTGGTGGCGGCTTGGGGATACCGAACGGAAACGGCGCAGGACGGGCTTGAGGGTCTGGAAAAGATTGAGACGTTCTCACCCGGGATCGTGATTACCGACCTCAAGATGCCGCGCATGGACGGCATGGAGTTGCTGGAGCAGATATCTGAGAACCCGGCCGAGATAGCAGTAATTCTCCTGACGGCGCAGGGCAGCATCGACGCTGCGGTGGCGGCGATGAAGCTGGGGGCTTACGACTTCATCGAGAAGCCGGTGAATCCGACGCGGCTGCGCAATATTCTCCAGAACGCGTCTCGTCAGCGCGGGACCGATCGCGAACTGGAAGTCACCCGGCGCATGCTGCGGGACACCGGGCAAATGGGTCTACTGGTGGGCTCCTCGAAGAAGATGCAGGAGGTCTTCCACCTCGTCGAATTGGTGGCGCCATCGACAGCGAGCGTGCTGATCACGGGCGAGAGCGGCACCGGGAAGGAACTGGTCGCGCGCACGATTCACGACCTGAGCCCGCGGAAATCGAAGCCGTTCGTCGCGATCAATTGTGCTGCGATTCCCGAAACACTGATCGAGAGCGAAATCTTCGGGCACGAGAAGGGCGCATTCACGGGAGCGTTGGAGCGTCGTACCGGCTGCTTCGAACTGGCGGAGGGCGGCACCCTGCTGCTGGACGAAATTGGCGAGATGCCGATCGCGACGCAAGCCAAGCTGCTGCGAGTCCTGGAAGACCGCAAGCTGCGCCGGCTGGGCAGCAAGGTCGAAACCACGGTCGATGTGCGCGTGCTTGCCGCCACAAACAAGATTCCGGAAGACGCTGTGAGCCGCGGTGAGCTGCGCAACGATCTTTTCTACCGCCTGAACGTCTTCAACATTCACATGCCTCCGCTGCGAGAGCACAAGGAAGATATTCCGGACCTGGTACACGCGCTGCTGAAGGAAATGAGCGCGAAGCACAACCGGCAAGCGCGAACGGTGAGCGAGCCGGTGATGCAGGTTTTCCAGCAGCATTCCTGGCCGGGCAATGTTCGCGAGTTGCGCAACACGCTGGAGCGGGCGGTGATCGTGTGCGAGGGATCGATGATTGAGCCGAGGCACCTGCCGCCGGGCTTCGGGAACGTGGTTCCGCGACCGGTGATAACGGAGGCCAACGCGGTGCGCGTTTCTGTGGGAACGACGGTCGACGAGGCCGAGAAGCAGCTCATTCTAAAGACGTTGGAATCTACCCACAACAACAAGACGCGCGCGGCGGAAATCCTCGGCATCAGTTTGAAGACGCTGCACAACAAGCTGAAGGAATACCGCATGGGCGCGCCGGAGACGGATACGGCGGCGGCGGTGAACGAGTAG
- a CDS encoding OmpA family protein, which yields MSLRRHEVVTRTILLLLAFFLVIALVPISSAAQDNDNYPKVELFGGYSWYNPGGRLSTFGKLPGIPKGWDAAGTFNFKKWVGITVDIGGHYKDPANVTTFAFGPQFKIRSDSPFTPFLETLVGVAHIGPRTIYSDKNSPMFIGGGGFDYKINDHFQWRVLQADYVYTTYKDKVLDSTASRWDGARVQGGAVFTFGGMAKPLPVSAACSTAEPSEVLAGEPIKVTLTPSNFNPKRTLTYAFETTGGKVTHTEGNATVDTTGLAPGSYTVTGKVNDNGKGKHMMAANCTSTFTVKEPPKHPPVMSCSAAPTTLKSGEPSTITATASSPDNRPLTYSWNTSGGQITGTGQTVQLDTAGAPAGPITINGTVSDDRGLTASCSSTVNVEVPPPPPTASKLNEINFPDKRRPARVDNAAKAILDDVALKLERDADAKAVIVGFATPEETKKKANKDLAAERAYNTKEYLTKEKGIDPSRIELRTSTGEGQKAEIWIVPPGATFTGEDTSVVDESMFAKKPVHRVVHKKAKPAAQ from the coding sequence ATGTCGCTTCGTCGTCATGAGGTTGTAACACGTACGATTCTTCTACTGTTGGCGTTCTTCCTCGTAATTGCGCTTGTGCCCATTTCGTCTGCCGCTCAGGACAACGACAACTATCCGAAGGTGGAGTTGTTCGGCGGCTATTCCTGGTACAACCCTGGTGGCCGGCTTTCTACTTTCGGCAAGCTGCCGGGAATCCCCAAAGGATGGGACGCCGCTGGCACCTTCAACTTCAAAAAGTGGGTGGGTATCACCGTTGACATTGGCGGACACTACAAAGATCCCGCGAATGTCACAACTTTCGCTTTCGGCCCCCAGTTCAAGATCCGCAGTGATTCGCCGTTTACGCCCTTTCTCGAAACCCTTGTAGGCGTTGCCCACATCGGGCCACGCACAATCTATTCCGACAAAAATTCGCCGATGTTCATCGGCGGCGGCGGCTTCGATTACAAGATCAACGACCACTTCCAGTGGCGCGTCCTGCAGGCCGATTACGTTTACACGACCTACAAGGACAAAGTCCTCGACTCCACTGCTTCACGTTGGGACGGTGCGCGCGTTCAGGGTGGCGCTGTATTCACATTCGGCGGCATGGCGAAGCCGCTGCCTGTCAGCGCAGCCTGCTCCACCGCCGAACCATCCGAGGTTTTGGCGGGCGAGCCGATCAAGGTCACACTGACCCCGAGCAACTTCAACCCGAAGCGCACGCTCACCTACGCCTTTGAAACCACCGGCGGCAAAGTAACGCACACCGAAGGCAACGCTACCGTTGACACCACCGGGCTCGCTCCCGGCTCTTACACTGTCACCGGCAAGGTGAATGACAACGGCAAGGGTAAGCACATGATGGCCGCGAATTGCACCTCCACGTTCACGGTCAAGGAGCCGCCGAAGCATCCGCCAGTCATGTCCTGTTCGGCCGCCCCGACCACATTGAAGTCGGGTGAGCCGTCGACCATCACCGCCACGGCGAGCAGCCCTGACAATCGTCCGCTTACCTACAGCTGGAACACCAGCGGTGGCCAGATTACCGGCACCGGGCAAACCGTCCAGTTGGATACAGCCGGAGCGCCCGCAGGCCCAATCACCATCAACGGTACAGTCAGTGACGATCGCGGACTGACGGCTAGCTGTTCTTCGACCGTCAACGTCGAAGTTCCGCCGCCGCCGCCGACCGCCAGCAAGCTGAACGAAATCAACTTCCCGGATAAGCGTCGTCCGGCGCGTGTCGACAACGCCGCTAAGGCCATCCTCGACGACGTGGCTCTGAAACTTGAGCGCGATGCCGATGCGAAAGCAGTCATCGTCGGATTCGCGACTCCGGAAGAAACCAAGAAGAAAGCCAACAAGGACCTGGCGGCAGAACGCGCCTACAACACCAAGGAGTACCTCACCAAGGAAAAGGGTATCGATCCGTCCCGCATCGAACTTCGCACGAGCACCGGCGAAGGGCAGAAGGCGGAGATCTGGATCGTTCCGCCCGGCGCGACCTTCACCGGTGAAGATACCTCGGTTGTAGACGAGAGCATGTTCGCCAAGAAACCTGTGCATCGGGTAGTTCACAAGAAAGCAAAGCCCGCGGCGCAGTAA
- a CDS encoding DUF2059 domain-containing protein: MTVRGILCLSLLVSVTLFAQQEPSTTTAHTPSHEPAAKKGHVADDEASKTADIHRLLELTGTREMVEQMKSSMMEQFRRNAPGIPPDMFNEIMAELKADDLMDSMIPVYSKHFTGEDIKQMIAFYQSPFGQKVLREMPQIILESNEVGTRWGDGVVTRVATRWRNQGKISQHAYEELMDTIGPEDEH, from the coding sequence ATGACTGTCCGTGGCATCCTGTGCCTGTCCCTGCTTGTGTCCGTTACATTATTTGCGCAGCAAGAACCTTCGACGACCACCGCCCACACCCCTTCGCATGAGCCGGCGGCAAAGAAAGGGCACGTCGCGGATGATGAGGCCAGCAAGACGGCCGATATCCACCGGTTGCTGGAACTGACGGGCACGCGCGAGATGGTGGAACAGATGAAGTCGTCGATGATGGAGCAGTTCCGCAGGAACGCGCCGGGGATTCCGCCGGACATGTTCAACGAGATCATGGCGGAACTGAAGGCGGACGACCTGATGGACTCGATGATCCCTGTCTACTCAAAGCACTTTACGGGCGAGGATATCAAGCAGATGATCGCGTTCTACCAGAGCCCATTCGGACAGAAGGTGCTGCGAGAGATGCCACAGATCATCTTGGAATCCAACGAAGTGGGAACGCGCTGGGGTGACGGCGTCGTAACGCGGGTCGCAACACGGTGGCGCAACCAGGGAAAAATCTCGCAACATGCGTATGAAGAGTTGATGGACACGATCGGACCGGAAGACGAGCACTGA
- a CDS encoding STAS domain-containing protein, which yields MAVEFRKEGINGFIKVDGRLSHGPNLEDFRARWTSAVASGCTQIILDVTNVPNIDSSGMGNLVRCKAALDKEGGAMKIVGARASILHALALIRLDTMFEFYPDEHTAAASFAK from the coding sequence ATGGCTGTGGAGTTCAGGAAAGAAGGCATCAACGGTTTTATCAAGGTGGACGGGCGGTTATCGCACGGGCCAAACCTGGAAGACTTCCGCGCCCGCTGGACCAGCGCAGTCGCTTCAGGCTGTACCCAGATTATCCTCGATGTCACCAACGTACCCAATATCGACTCTTCCGGAATGGGCAATCTCGTGCGCTGCAAGGCCGCGCTCGACAAAGAGGGCGGCGCAATGAAAATCGTCGGCGCCCGCGCTTCTATCCTGCATGCGCTTGCGCTGATCCGCCTCGACACCATGTTCGAGTTCTACCCCGACGAGCACACTGCAGCCGCATCTTTCGCAAAGTAA
- a CDS encoding ATP-binding protein: protein MPRLRLKTKLVLAMTAMVVALVGVLSWIYISQLMRQRIRETYQSADFIAHEVLSGARQALEIDLESTKIDLTDPKQVRAAVADILQSDPGLNSLLQSVIGYSPTIYDVSIVDEQGRAMMHTDASLIDKEMPNRRDLSELRDGSFREQIDAVYGNPRVYDVRLPIQLRSGAPFGEIRVGVSTVFLKSELQPQLNRALIFSGILILVSLLLAAGLSNIALRPLEAIGRRLDAMTGGPEHAAEHEVAAGSDEFGAVNTKIDRLGRQIRDVKEVFSALKENLDQIMGTLQDGLILFTKDARIVLVSASAERFVGKQRGDILGETVEGVFNDSTRLGQIVLDAFALRQAVPQREIELDRGRRIQLSLDFIAEGGEQLGALLTMRDSDSVRRIENEIELSRRLAAIGRLTSGVAHEVKNPINSIVVHLEVLREKLLQLDPETKRHMDVIGSEIHRLDRVVKTLVDFTRPVELKLSEVDLRQIVDDVVALAAPEAERQGVNISAVLDAEPLTARVDGDLIKQALLNVVLNGVQAMPQGGPLNVTADRVGETARIVIEDHGEGIPPEVRDKIYNLYFTTKKSGSGIGLAMTYRVMQLHNGALDFDSEPGHGTTFRMLLPISDGYMLEAPKFTEIGRSSQS, encoded by the coding sequence ATGCCCCGGCTGCGCCTCAAGACAAAACTCGTGCTGGCCATGACCGCCATGGTGGTGGCGCTGGTGGGTGTGCTGTCATGGATCTACATTTCGCAGCTGATGCGGCAACGGATTCGTGAGACGTACCAGAGCGCGGACTTCATCGCTCACGAGGTACTGAGCGGCGCGCGGCAGGCACTGGAAATCGATCTTGAGAGCACGAAGATTGACCTTACCGATCCAAAGCAGGTTCGCGCCGCTGTAGCCGATATCCTGCAGTCCGATCCAGGATTGAATTCACTGCTGCAGAGTGTCATCGGATACTCGCCGACGATTTATGACGTTTCCATTGTCGATGAGCAGGGGCGGGCCATGATGCACACCGACGCCAGCCTTATTGACAAGGAGATGCCAAATCGGCGTGACCTCTCGGAATTGCGCGACGGTTCCTTCCGAGAGCAGATCGACGCCGTTTACGGCAATCCGCGGGTTTACGACGTGAGGCTGCCGATCCAGTTGCGCAGCGGCGCGCCCTTCGGGGAGATTCGAGTCGGCGTGTCGACGGTCTTCCTGAAGAGCGAATTGCAGCCGCAGTTGAATCGCGCGCTCATCTTCTCCGGAATCCTGATCCTGGTCTCACTGCTGCTGGCGGCCGGATTGTCGAATATCGCGTTGCGTCCGCTGGAAGCTATCGGACGGCGGCTCGATGCCATGACCGGCGGGCCCGAACATGCAGCGGAGCACGAGGTCGCCGCGGGCAGTGATGAATTCGGGGCAGTCAACACGAAGATCGATAGACTGGGCAGGCAGATCCGCGATGTGAAAGAAGTGTTCTCGGCGTTGAAAGAGAATCTCGACCAGATCATGGGGACGCTGCAGGACGGTCTCATCCTGTTCACGAAGGACGCCCGCATCGTCCTGGTCAGCGCATCTGCTGAACGCTTCGTAGGCAAGCAGCGCGGCGATATTCTGGGGGAGACGGTGGAAGGCGTTTTCAACGATTCCACACGGCTGGGACAGATCGTTCTCGACGCCTTTGCCTTGAGGCAGGCAGTCCCGCAGCGGGAGATCGAACTGGACCGCGGGCGGCGAATACAGTTGTCACTCGACTTCATTGCCGAGGGAGGTGAGCAGCTTGGAGCGCTGCTCACGATGCGCGACTCGGACTCAGTACGGAGAATCGAGAATGAAATCGAGTTGTCGCGTAGACTCGCGGCGATTGGGCGGCTGACTTCTGGCGTGGCGCACGAGGTGAAGAACCCGATCAACTCGATCGTCGTGCATCTCGAGGTGTTGCGCGAAAAGCTGCTGCAACTGGATCCTGAAACCAAGCGCCACATGGACGTGATTGGCAGCGAGATCCATCGCCTGGACCGAGTGGTGAAGACGCTGGTCGACTTCACGCGGCCAGTGGAACTCAAGCTCAGCGAAGTCGACCTGCGGCAGATCGTCGATGACGTTGTTGCGCTTGCTGCTCCCGAAGCCGAACGGCAGGGAGTGAATATTTCGGCCGTACTGGATGCGGAACCGCTGACGGCGAGGGTAGATGGCGACCTGATTAAACAGGCGCTTTTGAATGTGGTTTTGAATGGTGTGCAGGCGATGCCCCAGGGCGGTCCCTTGAACGTAACCGCCGACCGCGTGGGCGAAACAGCTCGCATCGTAATTGAGGACCACGGAGAAGGAATTCCCCCCGAGGTTCGTGACAAGATTTACAATCTGTACTTCACGACGAAGAAGAGCGGATCGGGCATAGGGCTTGCCATGACGTACCGCGTGATGCAATTGCATAATGGGGCGCTGGATTTTGATTCCGAGCCAGGCCATGGGACGACATTCCGAATGCTGCTCCCGATCAGCGACGGCTACATGCTCGAGGCGCCGAAATTCACGGAGATTGGACGTTCATCTCAGTCATGA
- a CDS encoding sigma-54 dependent transcriptional regulator: MSSIPGPDVPEVSQNSTATIASIAAGARPAEMNLLNLLIVDDERSIRDGCREVAQSLGFTTYVADNSEHAFRIIETANIDVLLLDLRLPGPGGLDILREVKRRRPHTVIVVITGYATVQSAVQAMKHGAYDYVTKPFNFEELRLLLERVVGHLQLTSENRLLREQIKSKQGFGSIVGRSPEMEKLYRIISKASHSTHPVLILGESGTGKELVARSIHFSGVYHDKPFIPVDCGSLVPSLIESELFGYVKGAFTGAVRSKDGLLAIAEGGTIFLDEIGELPIDLQAKLLRALQEKEIRPVGGTKSIPINIRILAATNKDLEQCVAQGTFRRDLYFRLNVLTLRIPPLRERKQDIPLLTGHFLERLARATGVQRNISDEALKLLLAYEWPGNIRELENCLERACALTSGPTVHVSDLPTSIQTWKAQTQPNISGEDLGGRALTLAEIEKNAILQTIDQLHGDKMEAAKVLGIGKTTLYRKLKEYGAAF; encoded by the coding sequence ATGAGCAGTATTCCAGGCCCCGATGTGCCCGAAGTTAGTCAGAACTCGACGGCAACGATTGCGTCCATTGCAGCGGGAGCGCGTCCCGCGGAAATGAATCTGCTGAACCTGTTAATCGTTGATGATGAACGCTCTATTCGCGACGGCTGTCGAGAAGTTGCACAGTCGCTCGGTTTTACGACCTATGTCGCCGATAATTCGGAACACGCCTTCCGCATTATCGAGACTGCCAACATTGACGTGTTGCTACTCGACCTGCGGCTCCCAGGCCCGGGAGGGTTGGATATCCTGCGCGAGGTAAAGCGCCGCCGTCCCCACACCGTAATTGTCGTGATCACCGGGTATGCGACCGTGCAGTCAGCGGTGCAAGCGATGAAGCACGGCGCGTACGACTACGTCACTAAACCCTTCAATTTCGAAGAACTTCGTCTGCTGCTGGAGCGAGTTGTCGGTCATCTACAGTTGACCAGCGAAAACCGGCTGTTACGGGAACAGATTAAATCGAAGCAGGGTTTCGGCTCAATCGTTGGCCGCTCTCCCGAGATGGAGAAACTCTATCGGATCATTTCCAAAGCTTCACATAGTACTCATCCTGTACTGATACTTGGCGAAAGCGGCACTGGAAAAGAGCTGGTCGCACGTTCCATACACTTCTCGGGTGTATATCACGATAAGCCGTTTATTCCTGTCGATTGCGGTTCACTGGTTCCGAGCTTGATTGAGAGTGAGTTATTCGGCTACGTGAAAGGTGCGTTCACCGGTGCTGTGCGGTCGAAGGATGGGCTGCTGGCGATTGCGGAAGGGGGCACGATATTCCTTGATGAAATCGGCGAACTGCCCATTGATCTGCAGGCGAAACTGTTGCGGGCGCTGCAGGAGAAAGAGATTCGTCCCGTGGGTGGAACGAAGTCGATACCCATCAATATCCGAATTCTGGCAGCGACGAATAAGGACCTGGAACAGTGTGTTGCCCAAGGAACTTTTCGGCGTGATCTTTACTTCCGTTTGAACGTTCTCACCCTGCGGATCCCGCCGCTGCGCGAGCGTAAGCAGGATATTCCCCTGCTGACGGGACATTTCCTGGAGCGGTTGGCGCGGGCGACGGGTGTGCAGCGCAATATCAGCGACGAAGCGCTAAAACTGCTGCTTGCCTACGAGTGGCCAGGCAATATCCGCGAGTTGGAGAACTGCCTTGAACGAGCCTGCGCGCTGACTTCGGGTCCGACGGTTCACGTTTCTGATCTGCCGACATCGATCCAGACATGGAAGGCGCAGACGCAACCCAATATTTCGGGTGAAGATCTCGGTGGGCGAGCACTGACCCTTGCCGAAATCGAAAAGAATGCCATTCTGCAGACTATCGACCAGTTGCATGGAGACAAGATGGAAGCGGCCAAGGTCCTCGGAATCGGCAAAACTACCCTGTATCGAAAACTGAAAGAATACGGCGCCGCGTTTTAG
- a CDS encoding transcriptional regulator: protein MSSRATKLLVVLACIVILIPAAMAQWKAVGPEGGDVRSLVYDPSNPNRIILGTSAGQLYLSEDGGNSWRHWVHLGPGEHYVLDNIAFDPNNTKIIYVAAWSVDEQNNGDLFRTKDGGKSWQLLPGMRGRSIRAFELAPSNPKILTAGALEGVFRSFDGGDTWQQISPPGHPDIKNIESIAVDPHDPNVIYAGTWHLPWKTADGGKTWTNIKQGVIDDSDVFSIIIDHSDTNNVYASACSGIYKSESAGMLFHKIQGIPATARRTRVLQQDPANPNVVYAGTTEGLWKTVDGGKTFKLISPPNFIVNDVMIDPRNPSRVLVATDRYGVVASNDAGQTFRASNAGFSHRQVSSLVADNHDHNTIYASVLNDKEFGGVFVSHNAGASWSQVSDGLAGRDVFNLAQASDGTLVAGTNNGMFTLVPHSDMWRPANMIVTLKPVPQPKPRRLKSGKFVAAKAIPPRVVKSELAGRVAHIDIDGNRWIAATSRGVFVSHDQGRTWMGGPVLGESTFIYVNSFGDSIAAAGYRRVMLSNDDGKTWAAAAMPSFISLIHTVTFAPDRTLWIATREGAFRSTDQGRNWTHAMEGLPPNNITGIAVDAAGGRLLATAANSSTVWQSRDGGRSWSRTPDAGMFLRGAYDLRGKLVAATAYNGLMVLETQSETASAQPRASASGSSSGNK from the coding sequence GTGTCCTCTCGCGCGACGAAGTTGCTCGTTGTTTTGGCATGCATCGTCATCCTGATCCCCGCAGCGATGGCTCAGTGGAAGGCTGTTGGTCCAGAGGGCGGCGACGTTCGCTCCCTCGTTTACGATCCAAGCAATCCGAATCGAATCATTCTCGGCACCAGCGCCGGACAACTCTATCTCTCCGAAGACGGTGGCAATTCCTGGCGCCATTGGGTCCACCTTGGCCCCGGTGAGCATTACGTCCTGGACAACATCGCCTTTGATCCAAACAACACGAAGATCATTTACGTGGCCGCCTGGAGCGTCGATGAACAGAACAACGGCGACCTCTTCCGCACAAAGGATGGCGGCAAGTCCTGGCAGTTGCTTCCCGGCATGCGTGGACGCAGCATCCGCGCCTTCGAACTCGCGCCGAGCAATCCGAAAATTCTGACCGCCGGCGCACTCGAAGGTGTTTTCCGCAGCTTCGACGGTGGCGACACCTGGCAGCAGATTTCGCCTCCGGGACACCCGGACATCAAGAACATCGAGTCAATCGCTGTCGATCCGCACGATCCGAACGTGATCTACGCCGGAACCTGGCACCTGCCCTGGAAGACCGCCGACGGTGGCAAGACGTGGACCAACATTAAGCAGGGCGTTATCGACGACTCAGACGTCTTCTCCATCATCATCGACCACAGCGACACCAACAACGTTTACGCCAGCGCCTGCTCCGGTATCTACAAGAGCGAAAGCGCCGGAATGCTCTTCCACAAGATTCAGGGAATCCCCGCAACCGCCCGCCGTACGCGCGTGTTGCAGCAGGACCCGGCGAACCCGAACGTCGTTTATGCCGGAACCACCGAGGGTCTCTGGAAGACCGTTGACGGCGGCAAGACCTTCAAGCTGATCTCTCCTCCGAACTTCATCGTCAATGACGTGATGATCGATCCGCGTAATCCATCGCGTGTTCTGGTCGCGACCGACCGCTATGGCGTAGTCGCCAGCAACGATGCCGGACAGACCTTCCGCGCCTCGAATGCCGGCTTCAGCCATCGCCAGGTCTCAAGCCTCGTCGCCGACAATCACGATCACAACACCATCTACGCCTCTGTGCTGAACGACAAGGAATTCGGCGGCGTTTTCGTCTCGCACAACGCCGGCGCCTCGTGGTCACAGGTAAGTGATGGCCTCGCTGGCCGCGACGTGTTTAACCTCGCTCAGGCCAGCGACGGAACACTCGTCGCCGGCACCAACAACGGAATGTTCACGCTCGTCCCGCACTCGGACATGTGGCGCCCGGCAAACATGATTGTCACTCTGAAACCGGTCCCACAGCCGAAACCACGCCGCTTGAAATCCGGCAAGTTCGTCGCCGCCAAGGCGATTCCGCCGCGCGTCGTCAAGTCTGAACTGGCAGGCCGCGTGGCGCACATCGATATTGACGGCAATCGCTGGATCGCCGCCACCAGTCGCGGTGTCTTCGTCAGCCACGATCAGGGCAGGACGTGGATGGGCGGACCGGTTCTCGGCGAATCGACGTTCATCTACGTCAATAGCTTCGGCGACAGCATCGCCGCCGCCGGTTATCGACGCGTCATGCTTTCCAACGACGACGGCAAAACCTGGGCCGCCGCTGCGATGCCGTCATTCATCTCGCTGATTCACACCGTGACCTTCGCTCCCGATCGCACCCTTTGGATCGCCACCCGCGAAGGTGCCTTCCGCAGCACCGACCAGGGCCGCAACTGGACTCACGCGATGGAAGGCCTGCCGCCGAACAACATCACCGGAATTGCCGTCGACGCCGCAGGTGGGCGACTGCTCGCTACCGCCGCCAATTCCAGCACCGTTTGGCAGAGCCGCGATGGTGGACGCAGTTGGTCCCGCACGCCCGACGCCGGCATGTTCCTGCGTGGCGCCTACGACCTGCGCGGCAAACTCGTCGCAGCCACCGCCTATAACGGCCTCATGGTTCTTGAAACGCAGTCGGAAACTGCGTCCGCACAGCCGCGGGCGTCAGCATCCGGCAGCAGCAGTGGCAACAAATAA
- a CDS encoding response regulator transcription factor: MSTTRSAKPQAVRIVLADDDPIVRDVLRHLLTPEAGYEVVAEALDGRQAIDAVAKLHPDILLLDLLMPNMPGLEALREITDKDAKLRTIVLTSSISKRQIVEALQLGARGILLKSTLDQLFQCITAVRMGEYWIDGQRTSNVMQILQQLSQQERVESKNNYGLTDREMEVVRLVCEGLGNKEIADRLQIAGETVKRHMTNIFNKVGMSSRLELALFAIDHQLVSRQ, from the coding sequence GTGTCCACGACTCGCAGTGCAAAGCCCCAGGCTGTACGCATCGTGCTGGCCGATGATGATCCCATCGTCCGCGATGTACTTCGCCACCTCCTGACCCCCGAAGCAGGATACGAAGTAGTGGCCGAGGCCCTCGATGGGCGGCAAGCGATCGATGCCGTAGCCAAATTGCATCCAGACATCCTGCTGCTGGACCTGCTGATGCCCAACATGCCGGGATTGGAAGCGCTTCGCGAGATCACGGACAAGGACGCGAAGTTGCGAACCATCGTGCTGACGTCGTCGATCAGCAAGCGGCAGATCGTCGAAGCGCTGCAATTGGGGGCGCGCGGCATCCTGCTGAAGAGCACGCTCGACCAGTTGTTCCAGTGCATAACGGCGGTTCGCATGGGAGAGTACTGGATTGACGGCCAGCGGACCTCGAATGTGATGCAGATCCTGCAACAGCTTTCGCAACAGGAGCGCGTGGAGAGCAAGAACAACTACGGGCTCACGGACCGCGAGATGGAGGTCGTGCGGCTTGTTTGCGAGGGCCTGGGGAACAAGGAGATCGCCGATCGACTGCAAATCGCCGGAGAGACGGTGAAGCGTCACATGACGAACATCTTCAATAAAGTCGGGATGTCATCGCGGCTGGAACTGGCACTTTTCGCGATCGATCATCAGCTGGTCAGCCGACAGTAA
- a CDS encoding transposase produces MPWSLHRFQQTDDPHFVTFSCYRRRPLFQPPASRDFLEATLERIRRWYGIFIMGYVIMPEHVHLLLSEPERTTLAVAIQMLKQIVGKKLSPADRSPFWQRRYYDRNIHRHDEFVNALNYIHYNPVKRGLVKEPDDWRWSSCRHHLTGVEGVVEIESEWTARKREQVGIFPTVRLS; encoded by the coding sequence ATGCCTTGGAGTCTTCATCGCTTTCAGCAGACCGACGATCCCCATTTCGTGACTTTCAGTTGCTACCGCCGTCGACCGTTGTTTCAGCCACCAGCTTCACGCGACTTCCTGGAAGCGACACTCGAACGAATTCGCAGGTGGTACGGAATTTTCATCATGGGATACGTGATCATGCCGGAACATGTGCACCTACTGCTGAGCGAACCAGAGCGGACAACGCTTGCAGTCGCGATCCAGATGCTCAAGCAGATTGTGGGAAAGAAACTCTCGCCGGCCGATCGCTCGCCGTTCTGGCAACGTCGCTACTATGACCGCAACATTCATCGGCACGATGAATTTGTAAATGCTCTCAACTACATTCACTACAACCCGGTGAAGCGAGGTTTGGTGAAGGAGCCGGACGATTGGCGCTGGAGCAGTTGCCGACATCACCTGACAGGGGTTGAGGGTGTAGTTGAAATTGAGTCTGAGTGGACGGCACGAAAACGTGAACAGGTGGGGATATTTCCAACAGTCAGATTGAGCTAG